One genomic region from Drosophila busckii strain San Diego stock center, stock number 13000-0081.31 chromosome 3R, ASM1175060v1, whole genome shotgun sequence encodes:
- the LOC108602947 gene encoding probable cytochrome P450 9f2, giving the protein MLLEFCALFVVILVLAYRWSVSTHGFFKERGIPCDNPYPFLGSTGKMFIVRQSMFDLIVELYNKGEGKVFGIFENRKPLLMIRDPELIKQITIKDFDHFINHRNIFGNDEEHAQHMDNLFGSSLFSMRDARWKDMRSTLSPAFTGSKMRQMFQLMDIVAKEAVDCLKRDKLPADGFDLDLKDYCTRFTNDVIASTAFGLQVNSFKERNNKFYLMGKKLTTFNTWLNIKFLLFTTMKWVLDLFKISLFDKKSTEYLVSLVLDAMKYRQEHNIIRPDMINMLMEARGMLPTDKPKPASNREWSDRDIVAQCFVFFFAGFETTAVLMCFTAHEIMENEDVQQRLFEEIEGVENQLEDGQLTYEALQGMKYLDQVVSEVLRKWPAAIAIDRECNKDITYEVDGKSIEIKKGEAVWLPVCGFHRDPKYFENPEKFDPERFSDENKDKIKPFTYYPFGLGQRNCIGSRFALLEAKAIIFYMLREYRIEAAKKSCIPLKLKSSGFQLVPKNGFWIKLVQRN; this is encoded by the exons ATGCTGCTGGAATTTTGCGCTTTATTTGTGGTTATCCTAGTGCTGGCCTATCGCTGGTCTGTGTCCACACATGGCTTCTTCAAGGAGCGTGGCATTCCCTGCGATAACCCATACCCATTTTTGGGCAGCACTGGCAAAATGTTTATAGTGAGACAATCGATGTTTGATCTGATTGTTGAGCTATACAACAAGGGCGAGGGCAA AGTGTTTGGCATATTTGAGAATCGTAAGCCGCTGCTAATGATACGGGACCCGGAGCTAATCAAGCAAATTACCATAAAAGATTTTGATCATTTTATCAATCATCgcaatatttttggcaatgaCGAGGAGCATGCTCAACATATGGACAATTTATTTGGCAGCTCACTGTTCTCTATGCGTGATGCACGTTGGAAGGATATGCGCAGCACACTGAGTCCTGCGTTCACAGGCAGTAAAATGCGTCAAATGTTTCAGCTTATGGACATAGTAGCTAAGGAGGCAGTAGATTGCCTAAAGCGGGATAAGTTGCCAGCTGATGGCTTTGATTTGGATCTGAAGGACTATTGCACGCGTTTCACCAACGATGTGATTGCTTCAACTGCATTTGGCTTGCAAGTGAATTCGTTTAAGGAGCGTAACAATAAATTCTATCTTATGGGCAAGAAGCTGACTACTTTTAACACCTGgctaaacattaaatttcTGTTGTTTACAACCATGAAATGGGTATTGGAT CTATTCAAAATTTCGCTTTTTGATAAGAAAAGCACAGAGTACTTGGTCAGTCTGGTGCTGGATGCCATGAAATATCGTCAGGAGCATAACATTATACGCCCGGATATGATAAATATGCTTATGGAAGCACGCGGCATGTTGCCCACAGATAAGCCCAAGCCAGCTTCAAATCGCGAATGGAGCGATCGTGATATTGTTGCtcaatgttttgttttcttctttgCGGGCTTTGAGACCACTGCTGTGCTCATGTGCTTTACTGCCCATGAGATTATGGAGAATGAGGATGTGCAACAGCGTTTGTTTGAGGAGATTGAAGGGGTGGAGAACCAGCTGGAGGATGGTCAGCTAACTTATGAGGCACTGCAGGGCATGAAGTATTTGGATCAAGTTGTTTCCGAAGTGCTACGCAAGTGGCCAGCTGCAATTGCCATTGATCGCGAGTGCAACAAGGATATTACCTATGAAGTTGATGGCAAGAGCATAGAAATTAAGAAGGGCGAGGCTGTCTGGTTGCCGGTCTGTGGCTTCCATCGCGATCCCAAATACTTTGAAAATCCTGAAAAGTTTGATCCCGAACGCTTCAGCGATGAGAACAAAGACAAAATCAAACCATTCACGTATTATCCATTTGGCTTGGGCCAGCGTAATTGCATAG GCTCccgttttgctttgcttgagGCTAAGgctattattttctatatgctGCGTGAATATCGTATTGAGGCTGCCAAGAAGAGTTGTATACCCTTGAAGCTCAAATCATCTGGCTTTCAGCTAGTACCTAAGAATGGTTTCTGGATTAAGCTGGTGCAACGCAATTGA
- the LOC108602948 gene encoding fatty acyl-CoA reductase wat, which yields MLSNIQTFYKDKTIFVTGGSGFLGKVIIEKLLRCTEVKRIYVLIRPKRGQDVQERIAAWKDNAMFSLLHKTNAQCLERIVSIAGDCQEQDLGISEADRQLLAAEVQVVLHSAATVRFCEPLHQALDINTRATQLLLQLAKQMKQLLAFVHVSTAFSNCVIDHIDERYYPEHLVFSYDKVLLLRKQLSEEMLDSMTSSLLGKFPNTYTYTKALAEQVLQQEAGDLPLCIFRPGVIVGSYKEPVAGWIDNLYGPIAILYGAAFGILRVTRLNVNAAANIVPVDFCGNMVLASAWQTAVQQAERKQSAESAQQQQPPIYNYVPSNRNELSWGGFRDKAQLLANTYPLSQAMWLPFLHCTTTAWLFKFLAFFYHLLPGYAIDLVLWLRGQQPRMIRLYDKIHKNIELLVPFTNTSWKFGTHNTQRLWQCMSTQDKELFEFDMSTLDWDDYFQLALGGMRIYLAKEDPSPATLQRAQRLRARYYVLHRLLQFAVCSCGIALLWSLSKLLI from the exons ATGTTATCAAATATACAAACGTTTTATAAAGACAAAACCATATTCGTGACTGGCGGCAGCGGGTTTCTGGGCAAAG TAATTATTGaaaagctgctgcgctgcacaGAAGTCAAACGCATCTATGTATTGATAAGGCCCAAGCGTGGGCAGGATGTGCAAGAGCGCATTGCAGCCTGGAAGGACAATGCT ATGTTTAGCTTGCTGCATAAAACGAATGCTCAGTGCTTGGAGCGCATAGTAAGCATTGCAGGTGATTGCCAGGAGCAGGATCTGGGCATAAGTGAGGCGGACAGACAGCTGCTGGCGGCTGAGGTGCAAGTGGTGCTGCATAGTGCAGCCACTGTGCGATTTTGCGAGCCACTGCATCAGGCCTTGGACATCAATACACGtgccacacagctgctgctgcagttggccaagcaaatgaagcagctgctggcttttGTGCATGTGTCCACAGCATTCTCCAATTGCGTTATAGATCACATAGATGAGCGTTACTATCCAGAGCACTTGGTGTTTAGCTATGACAAggtattgctgctgcgcaagcAGCTCAGCGAAGAAATGTTGGACAGCATGACAAGCTCGCTTCTGGGCAAGTTTCCCAATACATATACGTACACGAAGGCGCTGGCGGAGCAGGTGCTGCAACAAGAGGCGGGCGACTTGCCGCTGTGCATCTTTCGTCCGGGTGTTA TTGTGGGCAGCTACAAGGAGCCTGTTGCCGGCTGGATTGATAATCTCTATGGACCTATTGCCATTCTCTACGGCGCCGCCTTTGGCATTCTGCGCGTCACTCGGCTGAACGTTAATGCTGCCGCCAATATAGTGCCTGTGGATTTTTGCGGCAACATGGTGCTGGCCAGCGCTTGGCAAACTGCTGTGCAGCAAGCGGAGCGCAAACAATCCGCTGAAtccgcacagcagcagcagccacccaTTTATAACTATGTGCCCAGCAATCGCAACGAGCTCAGCTGGGGCGGCTTTCGGGACAAGGCGCAGCTGTTAGCCAATACCTATCCACTGTCGCAGGCAATGTGGCTGCCGTTTCTACACTGCACCACCACCGCTTGGTTGTTCAAGTTTCTGGCTTTCTTCTATCACTTGCTGCCTGGCTATGCCATTGACTTGGTGCTGTGGTTGCGTGGTCAGCAGCCACGCATGATTCGGCTCTATGACAAGATACACAAGAACATTGAGCTGCTGGTGCCATTCACCAATACGAGCTGGAAGTTTGGTACGCACAATACGCAGCGACTGTGGCAATGCATGTCCACGCAGGACAAAGAGCTGTTTGAGTTCGATATGAGCACGCTGGACTGGGATGATTATTTCCAGCTTGCGCTGGGCGGCATGCGCATATATTTGGCCAAAGAGGATCCCAGTCCTGCCACCTTACAGCGCGCTCAGCGGCTTAGAGCAAG atattATGTGCTGCATCGTCTATTGCAGTTTGCTGTCTGCAGTTGCGGCATTGCGCTTTTGTGGTCACTAAGCAAACTACTAATCTAG